Proteins from a genomic interval of Peptococcaceae bacterium:
- a CDS encoding formate C-acetyltransferase/glycerol dehydratase family glycyl radical enzyme, with translation MMFEATERVKKLRERMLTTPAICVERGYLMTKSYQETEGQPATIRRAKALEKILKEMTIRIEDGELIVGWATGKVRAGAVLPEISSEWLLEELDTVATRDWDKYVPLTEEEKEKLKEAVAYWKGKSLYDKWQALVPEQARELNHIVQGTGGFSENSHHMAHVAVDYERVITKGLNDVKREVDEALGKLDLSEMQDLEKHHFYQASRIVLDAAQCLAQRYAQLAADMAQQEKDPQRKAELERIAETCRWVPANPARSFYEALQSIWFVYVVLMIEGWGAGISLGRVDQYLYPFYKRDIEAGTITRAEAHELITLLLIKMNGVVALADKNVSKVLGGYPIMQGLTVGGVTRDGRDAVNELSYLFLDADRVVGLSAEEMMVRINRLNPDSFVMKAVETAVQLRGKIKFVSDETSIPQMMNCGIPLEYARDYISTGCHNPTIPAFSHDLGGVIFNLPLAVDLALHNGFSRQTGKQIGPKTGDPTTFKTFEEFMEAYKRQVEYMLSVVFLYKNADMKVFAEIPVVFQSSLFPRCLEKGLDIYQGGAYPYHTHITAIAGAANVGDSLAAIKKVVFDDRKITMRKLITALEKNFEGEEEVLYLLQQAPKFGNDDDYVDLILKEVLIHVCDAVRRHKTFAGRQSVASTVAMTANIPLGWVVGALPDGRKAGEPLSEGGISPYQGRNISGPTATMRSVAKLDQIKLRGSILNMRFNPDAVKGEQKLKKFASLLRTFCEMGGNLIQFNFVDTQMLKEAQKSPEQYKDLLVRVATYSAYFVELSPDLQNDIIKRTEFQEV, from the coding sequence ATGATGTTTGAGGCCACAGAACGGGTCAAAAAGCTGAGAGAGCGCATGCTTACGACACCAGCGATCTGCGTTGAGCGCGGGTATCTGATGACTAAGTCCTACCAGGAGACCGAAGGCCAACCGGCTACAATAAGAAGAGCGAAAGCGTTGGAAAAGATCCTTAAGGAAATGACCATCCGCATTGAAGACGGCGAACTGATTGTCGGTTGGGCTACAGGTAAAGTGCGCGCCGGCGCGGTTCTTCCGGAGATTTCGTCGGAGTGGCTGCTGGAGGAATTGGACACTGTCGCGACCAGAGATTGGGACAAGTATGTGCCTCTGACAGAAGAAGAGAAAGAAAAACTGAAAGAAGCTGTGGCCTACTGGAAAGGGAAATCGCTGTACGACAAGTGGCAGGCGCTGGTACCCGAGCAAGCCAGGGAACTAAACCACATAGTTCAGGGGACAGGCGGGTTTAGCGAAAACAGCCACCATATGGCCCACGTTGCTGTCGATTACGAGCGGGTAATTACCAAGGGGTTAAACGACGTCAAGAGGGAAGTTGATGAAGCGCTGGGCAAACTGGACCTGAGCGAAATGCAGGATTTGGAGAAACACCACTTTTATCAGGCTTCCAGGATTGTTTTGGATGCCGCGCAGTGCTTGGCCCAAAGATACGCGCAGTTGGCTGCTGATATGGCCCAGCAAGAGAAAGATCCTCAAAGGAAGGCCGAACTGGAAAGGATAGCAGAGACCTGCAGGTGGGTTCCAGCCAATCCAGCCCGTAGCTTCTATGAGGCGCTTCAGTCAATCTGGTTTGTGTATGTTGTCCTGATGATCGAAGGATGGGGCGCCGGGATAAGCCTAGGGAGAGTGGACCAGTATTTGTACCCGTTTTATAAGAGGGACATTGAGGCCGGTACCATTACCAGGGCGGAGGCGCATGAACTGATTACGCTGCTCCTCATAAAAATGAACGGCGTGGTAGCCCTGGCGGATAAGAACGTATCCAAAGTCCTTGGCGGTTATCCAATTATGCAGGGTTTGACAGTAGGCGGCGTGACCAGGGACGGCCGGGATGCGGTAAACGAACTGTCGTATCTTTTCCTTGACGCGGACCGGGTTGTTGGATTGAGCGCGGAGGAGATGATGGTCAGGATCAACAGGCTCAACCCGGACTCGTTTGTAATGAAAGCGGTGGAAACCGCAGTACAGCTAAGAGGCAAGATCAAGTTTGTCAGCGATGAAACCTCTATCCCGCAGATGATGAATTGCGGGATACCGCTGGAATATGCCCGCGACTATATTTCCACCGGCTGCCACAATCCCACCATACCGGCTTTTTCTCACGATTTGGGAGGAGTAATATTCAATCTGCCGCTGGCTGTCGACCTGGCCTTGCACAATGGTTTTTCGCGGCAGACAGGCAAGCAGATCGGCCCCAAAACAGGCGATCCGACAACCTTCAAAACTTTTGAAGAGTTTATGGAAGCCTATAAGCGCCAGGTCGAATACATGCTTTCAGTCGTATTCCTGTACAAGAACGCTGACATGAAAGTGTTTGCTGAAATCCCGGTCGTATTTCAATCCTCCCTGTTTCCCCGGTGCCTGGAAAAAGGGTTAGACATTTACCAGGGAGGCGCTTACCCGTACCACACACATATAACGGCGATTGCGGGGGCAGCTAATGTCGGAGATTCGCTGGCGGCCATTAAAAAAGTGGTTTTTGACGACCGTAAAATAACCATGCGGAAGTTAATAACTGCCCTGGAAAAGAATTTTGAAGGCGAAGAAGAGGTCCTTTATCTTCTGCAGCAAGCGCCGAAATTTGGCAACGACGACGACTATGTGGACCTGATCCTGAAAGAGGTGCTTATTCACGTATGCGATGCAGTCAGAAGACATAAGACCTTTGCCGGACGGCAGAGCGTAGCCTCCACTGTAGCGATGACTGCCAATATCCCCCTGGGTTGGGTTGTGGGAGCCCTGCCGGACGGGAGAAAAGCGGGTGAACCGCTGTCCGAAGGCGGCATATCGCCGTACCAGGGCAGGAACATTTCCGGACCGACAGCAACGATGAGGTCAGTGGCAAAACTGGACCAGATCAAGCTGAGGGGTTCTATCCTGAACATGAGGTTCAACCCGGACGCCGTAAAAGGAGAGCAAAAACTGAAGAAATTTGCCTCTCTCCTCCGGACCTTTTGCGAAATGGGAGGCAACCTTATTCAATTCAATTTCGTTGACACCCAGATGTTGAAAGAAGCCCAGAAAAGTCCGGAACAATACAAAGACTTGCTGGTAAGGGTGGCCACTTACAGCGCCTACTTTGTAGAGCTGAGCCCGGATCTGCAGAACGACATCATCAAACGTACAGAGTTTCAAGAAGTCTGA
- a CDS encoding FAD-dependent oxidoreductase, with product MMSQAGLIEEMQADIVIIGGGAGGLSAALEARDRGINNVVVLEKMNAPGGNAVFPNLMLQLSWDGRPPKLPCMDDNRIVDGDPRIDPDYTIRTDAYFKAAMEWNHWRGDARLIRTLINKSEEVPEWLKSKMEPEDYEGYIDNPEAMTGKGGLAKLLIRECNRQGVKILCNTAAKKLLKDETGAAAGVLAETKDGGKLIVRSTKVIIATGGFMGDEELMSRYFPNYDENTLNDLVIVGFKRSGDGIKMAFEIGAASDGTVAFEFNLNRVPYLGASPSPFRDFLFTEKNPEHVWVTPQGVRFVDESKLNITNSMYRLPHKTCYILFSENIKEHILNKQPSIFRWHLYKEKSLEEQITKLVEAGQVKIANTWEEIASWIGAEAAVLKETIAEYNSFCEKGHDDWFCKDPKAMIPLIKPPFYASRCQMSMLVTRGPLKVNIKMELLDKNDNPLPGFYAAGVDIGGTDSDTYASSVASHSLRFALSSGRIAAESAARSILAAKQIK from the coding sequence ATGATGAGTCAAGCTGGTTTAATAGAAGAGATGCAGGCCGATATAGTAATTATCGGGGGCGGCGCAGGGGGATTAAGTGCCGCGCTCGAGGCCCGGGACCGGGGAATAAACAACGTGGTCGTCCTGGAGAAAATGAATGCGCCGGGAGGGAATGCTGTTTTTCCGAACTTGATGCTGCAGCTATCCTGGGACGGGCGCCCTCCCAAGCTGCCCTGCATGGACGACAACAGGATCGTTGACGGCGACCCCCGCATCGACCCTGATTATACCATTCGGACGGATGCCTACTTTAAGGCCGCTATGGAATGGAACCACTGGCGCGGCGATGCTCGGCTGATCAGGACGCTGATCAACAAAAGCGAAGAGGTGCCAGAGTGGCTGAAATCAAAAATGGAGCCGGAGGATTATGAGGGTTATATAGATAACCCGGAAGCCATGACCGGCAAGGGTGGATTGGCAAAACTACTTATCAGGGAATGCAACAGGCAAGGCGTAAAGATATTGTGCAATACAGCGGCAAAAAAGCTGCTCAAAGACGAAACGGGCGCCGCGGCGGGAGTGCTGGCCGAAACAAAAGATGGAGGCAAGCTGATTGTCCGTTCGACGAAGGTAATTATTGCTACCGGCGGGTTTATGGGAGACGAGGAACTCATGTCCAGGTATTTCCCCAATTATGATGAAAACACCTTGAACGATCTGGTCATTGTTGGTTTCAAACGGTCCGGGGACGGGATTAAAATGGCCTTTGAAATTGGTGCGGCATCGGACGGCACGGTGGCTTTTGAATTTAATTTGAACAGGGTTCCCTACTTAGGGGCTTCGCCTTCTCCTTTCAGAGATTTTCTTTTCACCGAAAAGAACCCGGAGCATGTATGGGTAACCCCGCAAGGCGTGCGGTTTGTTGACGAATCGAAGCTCAATATTACTAACAGCATGTACCGGCTGCCCCATAAGACCTGCTACATCCTGTTTTCAGAAAACATCAAGGAACACATTCTGAACAAACAGCCCAGCATATTCAGATGGCACTTGTACAAAGAAAAAAGTTTGGAAGAACAGATAACCAAGTTGGTCGAAGCTGGACAGGTTAAAATCGCCAACACGTGGGAAGAGATAGCCTCATGGATCGGGGCCGAGGCCGCCGTGCTGAAGGAGACCATTGCCGAATACAACTCTTTCTGCGAAAAAGGGCATGACGATTGGTTCTGCAAGGATCCTAAGGCGATGATTCCTCTGATCAAACCTCCATTTTACGCCAGCCGGTGCCAGATGTCTATGCTGGTAACTCGCGGGCCGCTCAAGGTCAATATTAAAATGGAGCTGCTGGACAAAAATGACAACCCCTTGCCGGGATTTTACGCAGCAGGTGTGGACATCGGCGGTACCGACTCGGACACATATGCGTCTTCCGTTGCCAGTCACTCCTTGCGTTTTGCACTCTCTTCGGGACGCATAGCCGCAGAAAGCGCCGCCCGGTCGATTCTGGCGGCTAAACAAATCAAATGA
- a CDS encoding YhcH/YjgK/YiaL family protein produces the protein MIVDRIDNASHYYGLGGRFERALRWLAETDLTMMEEGKHAIEGDELFALVQKYTPVAYETCSPEGHRIYADIHYMVKGEEAFGYARLDQCVAAGEYDPNMDIVFFKANCDLIRLSEGTFCIALPQDVHVARCIYKNAVPVTKAVIKVKL, from the coding sequence ATGATTGTTGACAGGATTGACAATGCATCGCATTATTACGGACTTGGCGGAAGGTTTGAACGAGCGCTTAGATGGCTTGCAGAGACAGACTTAACAATGATGGAGGAAGGCAAACATGCGATCGAGGGGGATGAACTTTTTGCGTTGGTGCAAAAATATACCCCTGTGGCATATGAGACCTGTTCTCCTGAAGGGCATAGGATTTATGCAGATATTCATTATATGGTAAAGGGTGAAGAGGCGTTTGGTTACGCTCGACTGGACCAATGCGTTGCAGCCGGCGAGTATGACCCCAACATGGATATTGTGTTTTTCAAAGCGAATTGCGATCTCATAAGGCTATCTGAAGGCACCTTCTGTATTGCGCTGCCCCAGGACGTGCACGTGGCAAGGTGCATTTATAAAAACGCAGTACCGGTTACAAAGGCTGTTATCAAGGTGAAGCTTTGA
- a CDS encoding cupin domain-containing protein, whose product MATPKVFDLQEVIWEDMGSGLPRTAIFQGSEHLTIQCFELPPHSQGAPHSHEHEQIVYIQQGKLGFWIDGKTYKAGSGCIVLIPSNCEHYGMNLGSQTAITVEIFVPKRADRQQSKNKDGDGA is encoded by the coding sequence ATGGCAACCCCCAAGGTATTTGATCTGCAGGAAGTAATCTGGGAAGACATGGGTTCAGGCCTGCCCCGCACAGCAATTTTTCAAGGTTCAGAACACCTTACAATCCAATGTTTCGAACTGCCCCCTCATAGCCAAGGAGCCCCGCATTCGCATGAACATGAACAAATTGTTTATATTCAGCAAGGAAAATTAGGTTTTTGGATTGATGGGAAAACATATAAGGCGGGGTCAGGTTGCATCGTATTGATTCCATCAAACTGTGAGCATTATGGAATGAACTTGGGCAGCCAGACAGCTATTACTGTTGAAATATTCGTTCCCAAGCGGGCTGACCGCCAGCAGAGCAAAAATAAGGACGGTGATGGGGCATAA
- a CDS encoding DUF6282 family protein, translating to MHIHAGPSVANRKVDVGEMLIAAEEAGYAGFVVKDHYVPSAHGCLIAEKHLGKKNCRVFSSIALNNSVGGFNLLALDAAYNMGTRVVYMPTVSSKLHLEGHKGKKFVGSGNMTVTEEPLEYVDSNGKLKPEAVEVLEYIVTRPDIVLCTGHATPQEIDVLLQQAFDMGLKKVYVNHPAFSVNATIEQVARWASWGAYIEMTACEFGMVLQDDDNYFNSLSLFDRYLEAGVPMDKMVISSDFGQAISPHPVEGMLKFLGLLNEKRGFTPEQLALMAKVTPARLLGIDGEVS from the coding sequence ATGCACATCCATGCGGGCCCTTCCGTAGCCAACAGGAAAGTGGATGTCGGCGAAATGCTTATTGCGGCCGAAGAGGCCGGCTATGCCGGGTTTGTGGTGAAAGACCACTATGTGCCTTCAGCGCACGGATGCCTGATAGCGGAAAAGCATCTCGGAAAGAAAAACTGCCGCGTTTTCAGCTCTATTGCTCTGAACAACTCGGTGGGGGGATTCAATCTGCTGGCCCTTGATGCCGCCTACAACATGGGGACCCGGGTGGTTTACATGCCTACGGTTTCTTCCAAACTGCACCTGGAGGGGCATAAGGGCAAGAAATTCGTCGGGTCAGGCAATATGACCGTGACCGAGGAGCCGCTGGAATACGTGGACTCCAACGGGAAACTGAAGCCGGAAGCGGTTGAGGTGCTTGAGTACATCGTGACCAGGCCTGACATCGTCCTTTGCACGGGCCACGCCACGCCTCAAGAAATTGATGTGTTGCTCCAGCAGGCATTTGACATGGGCTTGAAAAAGGTCTATGTCAACCATCCGGCTTTTTCGGTTAATGCGACCATTGAACAAGTGGCCAGGTGGGCATCGTGGGGAGCGTATATTGAGATGACCGCCTGCGAATTTGGCATGGTCTTGCAAGACGACGACAACTACTTCAACTCGCTCTCCCTGTTCGACAGGTATCTGGAGGCGGGAGTGCCAATGGATAAAATGGTGATCTCCTCTGATTTCGGTCAAGCGATATCACCTCATCCCGTGGAAGGCATGCTGAAATTTCTTGGTTTGCTGAACGAAAAACGCGGGTTTACACCGGAGCAGTTGGCGCTGATGGCCAAAGTGACACCGGCCAGGTTACTGGGTATTGATGGTGAGGTTTCGTAG
- a CDS encoding glycyl-radical enzyme activating protein, whose protein sequence is MEQTRGLIFHIIHGSFVDGYGIRTTLFLKGCPLRCVWCCNPEGQAFYPELKVTAAKCNGCGKCVSVCPVGAIRLLEEKDKPAINVDRKLCANCGQCIEICFAGALEWFGKYYTVEEIFENVKKDQHFYRSSEGGVTIGGGEATWQPEFTLELIKKCKENYIHTAIDTCGYVTSPEGVKCLEEADLLLFDIKDMDPDRHIKNTGRSNEPILKNLKRLNDMGKPIIIRVPVVPGYNDFEENLKATAKFLAGLKSVERVDIIPVHEFGKVKYEQLGKEYRLKTKPLDAERQDEIKAMFEHCGLNTQIGG, encoded by the coding sequence ATGGAACAAACCAGAGGTCTGATTTTTCATATTATTCACGGCTCTTTTGTAGACGGTTACGGTATAAGGACTACGCTGTTTCTGAAGGGCTGTCCTCTCAGATGTGTATGGTGTTGCAATCCGGAGGGGCAGGCGTTTTATCCCGAGTTGAAGGTAACTGCAGCAAAGTGCAACGGGTGTGGGAAATGTGTTTCTGTATGCCCGGTTGGCGCAATCCGGCTGCTGGAAGAAAAAGATAAGCCCGCGATAAATGTCGATAGAAAGTTGTGCGCAAACTGCGGCCAATGTATTGAGATATGCTTTGCCGGAGCTTTGGAATGGTTTGGCAAATATTATACTGTTGAAGAAATATTTGAAAACGTAAAAAAAGATCAGCACTTCTACCGTTCCTCAGAAGGAGGAGTTACGATCGGCGGAGGTGAAGCGACCTGGCAGCCGGAATTCACCCTGGAACTGATCAAAAAATGCAAAGAGAATTACATCCATACGGCAATTGACACCTGCGGCTATGTTACCTCGCCGGAAGGTGTCAAATGCCTGGAAGAGGCGGATCTTCTGCTGTTTGATATCAAAGACATGGATCCAGATCGACATATCAAAAACACGGGGCGTTCCAACGAACCGATCCTAAAAAACCTCAAACGCTTGAATGATATGGGAAAACCGATTATTATCAGAGTTCCCGTGGTGCCGGGGTACAATGATTTTGAAGAGAACCTGAAGGCTACGGCTAAATTCCTGGCCGGGCTGAAATCGGTGGAGCGGGTTGACATTATACCGGTGCATGAATTTGGGAAAGTGAAATATGAACAGCTTGGCAAAGAATACCGGCTGAAAACAAAGCCACTTGACGCCGAACGCCAGGACGAGATAAAGGCGATGTTTGAACATTGCGGTTTGAATACTCAAATAGGAGGCTAA
- a CDS encoding cupin domain-containing protein, whose product MVKPILFDYHEAEPDTSRPGGRTYVFQGSEHVTIQYSEIFSDPENFTHTHDYEQVIIILGGKANFWCDGVAYGMSEGCYMVVPPNVAHGIEKRIGDEELRVLEVFYPKRTADRIQSRRVTRLGHQNWD is encoded by the coding sequence ATGGTTAAACCAATACTTTTCGATTACCATGAAGCAGAACCTGATACCAGCCGGCCCGGCGGGCGGACGTATGTTTTTCAAGGGTCGGAACATGTGACCATTCAGTACTCGGAAATATTTTCAGACCCGGAAAACTTTACGCACACGCACGATTACGAGCAGGTCATCATCATTTTGGGAGGGAAAGCGAATTTCTGGTGCGACGGCGTGGCCTACGGCATGAGCGAAGGCTGCTACATGGTAGTGCCGCCGAATGTGGCGCATGGAATTGAAAAGAGGATCGGCGACGAGGAGCTTCGCGTCCTGGAAGTATTCTATCCCAAGCGGACGGCAGACCGCATTCAAAGCAGGCGTGTCACCAGGCTCGGGCATCAAAACTGGGACTGA